Proteins co-encoded in one Ananas comosus cultivar F153 linkage group 15, ASM154086v1, whole genome shotgun sequence genomic window:
- the LOC109721239 gene encoding lysine-rich arabinogalactan protein 19-like produces the protein MEFLKKPSPSSDPRFSTPPPYMAELRIESSPSAVAFSEPCSYCGSRKRRCLHPATTARKKLLVLESPPSPSSSATSAADAGLSPSLSPLRPCPGSPYLRSKSFPPAASPSTSSCVVDPPIANPAAAAISPDPNATPHHPCCTPIPPISPPAAAPATPLHRSASCAADHAVISSAEKNKKEQVDGAATGAAVRVSVSCGCGVTREVVFVHSR, from the exons atggagttCCTCAAGAAACCTTCCCCCTCCTCCGACCCCCGCTTCTCCACCCCTCCCCCGTACATGGCGGAGCTCCGCATCGAGAGCTCCCCCTCCGCCGTGGCCTTCTCCGAGCCCTGCTCCTACTGCGGCAGCCGCAAACGCCGATGCCTTCACCCCGCCACCACCGCCCGCAAGAAGCTCCTCGTCCTCGAATCACCCCCCtcaccctcctcctccgccacctccgccgccgacgcAGGGCTAAGCCCCTCGCTGAGCCCTCTTCGCCCGTGCCCTGGCTCCCCCTACCTCCGATCCAAGTCCTTCCCCCCCGCGGCGTCTCCGAGCACGTCGTCCTGCGTCGTCGATCCCCCCATCGCcaaccccgccgccgccgcgatctcGCCGGATCCGAACGCAACGCCTCACCACCCGTGCTGCACTCCGATCCCTCCGATATCGCCCCCCGCCGCAGCACCAGCCACTCCGCTCCATCGCTCGGCCTCGTGCGCGGCGGATCACGCGGTGATCTCCTCCGCGGAGAAGAATAAGAAG GAGCAAGTGGATGGCGCCGCAACGGGAGCGGCGGTGCGAGTGAGCGTTAGCTGCGGGTGCGGCGTCACCCGCGAGGTCGTCTTCGTTCACAGCCGTTGA